Proteins from a genomic interval of Zingiber officinale cultivar Zhangliang chromosome 1B, Zo_v1.1, whole genome shotgun sequence:
- the LOC121987032 gene encoding U-box domain-containing protein 17-like, with product MTSPFAFLSVRRRRFPLAGAFFAPGGLSGAALIHALAALCSDVVAAAGRCNFRFQRYNARSLVLKIRVLAALFESLKESLTPTASSSLQPPRFTASAVLCLRELYIFVYRAKLLLEYCSQSSRLWLLLRNPQISGNFHDIAQELATALDVLPLYSLRLADDLCGLIDLLRVQCNRSKFFVDPDDEELRCKIHSFLARFETGEVPDPAELRNTFVNRLGIQNAGVCRTEIEFLEEQMLSQDEDIDLSVVSGVIALARYCRFFLFGFHEVEIGKPFVELYKFSRKRLLSQGSSLREGSGDFSMTIPKDFCCPISLDLMKDPVVVSTGQTYDRASITQWIEGHRTCPNSGQTLTHNRLVPNRALRNLISQWCVFYGLPYETPDGSGVSIESITAACASKAAIETNRITALMLVEQLSAGSQEVKAVAARELRLMAKTGKENRAFIAEAGAIPALCQLFRSTNSVAQENALTAILNISIHDGNKRRIMEEDGCLELIVYVLRHGLTTEARENAAATLFSLSAVHEFKKMIVDEQGAVAALADLLMQGNPRGKKDAVMALFNLSTHPESWSRMLDMGSVSALVGALRDEIVAEEAAGALALLMRHQILAQTIGSEDTVITNLVGLMRRGTPKAKENAVAALQEMCRRGGPNVTQNVAKMPMLCGLIQTILLTGTKRARRKAALLVRMCQRCESTTAAHGNDWNINSTLARTNSLRGSNYRSGDVSVSMSMAIQVPVL from the coding sequence ATGACCTCCCCCTTCGCCTTCCTCTCCGTGCGTCGCCGTCGGTTTCCACTCGCCGGGGCGTTCTTCGCCCCGGGCGGCCTTTCTGGCGCCGCTCTCATCCACGCCCTCGCCGCCCTCTGCTCCGATGTCGTGGCCGCCGCCGGCCGATGCAACTTTCGGTTCCAGCGCTACAACGCCCGCTCCCTCGTCCTCAAGATCCGGGTACTCGCCGCCCTTTTTGAATCCCTCAAGGAGTCCTTGACTCCCACGGCTTCCTCTTCCCTCCAGCCGCCGCGCTTCACGGCCTCCGCGGTTCTCTGTCTCCGCGAGCTCTATATCTTTGTGTACCGCGCCAAGCTCTTGCTGGAATACTGCTCCCAGTCGAGTCGGCTCTGGCTTTTGCTGAGGAATCCTCAGATCTCTGGGAATTTCCACGACATCGCCCAGGAGCTAGCCACCGCGCTCGACGTCCTCCCGCTCTACAGTCTTCGGCTCGCCGATGACCTCTGTGGGCTGATCGATCTCCTCCGTGTCCAGTGCAATCGATCCAAGTTCTTTGTCGACCCCGACGATGAAGAGCTACGGTGTAAGATCCACTCTTTCTTGGCTCGATTTGAGACTGGGGAGGTTCCGGATCCGGCGGAGCTCCGGAACACGTTCGTCAATCGTCTGGGAATCCAGAATGCTGGAGTTTGCCGGACGGAGATTGAGTTTTTGGAGGAGCAGATGCTTAGTCAGGACGAAGACATCGACCTTTCGGTCGTAAGCGGAGTCATCGCGCTTGCCCGGTATTGTAGATTCTTTCTGTTCGGGTTCCACGAGGTGGAAATCGGTAAGCCTTTCGTCGAATTGTATAAATTCTCGCGGAAGCGACTGTTGAGTCAGGGGAGTAGCTTGCGCGAAGGAAGTGGTGATTTCTCCATGACAATCCCGAAGGACTTTTGCTGCCCGATTTCTCTTGATCTGATGAAAGATCCGGTTGTTGTTTCCACTGGACAAACCTATGACCGCGCTTCCATTACCCAATGGATTGAAGGACATCGTACTTGCCCTAATTCAGGCCAGACTCTTACTCATAACAGGCTTGTGCCAAACCGAGCCCTTAGAAACTTGATTTCTCAGTGGTGTGTTTTTTATGGACTTCCATATGAAACCCCTGATGGTTCTGGAGTTTCCATTGAGAGCATTACTGCAGCATGCGCCAGTAAGGCAGCTATTGAAACCAACCGAATCACAGCGCTAATGCTGGTAGAGCAGTTATCAGCTGGTTCACAGGAAGTGAAGGCAGTTGCAGCCCGTGAACTTCGATTGATGGCAAAAACTGGGAAGGAGAATAGGGCTTTCATTGCAGAGGCTGGAGCAATCCCAGCTCTCTGCCAGCTTTTCCGGTCTACAAATTCAGTTGCTCAGGAGAATGCCCTGACTGCAATATTGAACATATCCATTCATGATGGAAACAAGAGAAGGATTATGGAGGAAGACGGTTGTTTGGAATTAATAGTTTATGTTCTGAGACATGGGTTAACTACTGAGGCGAGGGAGAATGCAGCTGCTACATTGTTCAGCCTCTCTGCTGTCCATGAATTCAAGAAGATGATTGTGGACGAGCAGGGTGCTGTTGCTGCACTAGCTGATTTACTGATGCAGGGAAACCCAAGGGGGAAGAAAGATGCTGTGATGGCCTTGTTTAATCTTTCGACCCACCCTGAGAGCTGGTCCCGAATGTTGGATATGGGATCAGTTTCGGCATTGGTGGGAGCACTAAGAGATGAAATTGTTGCTGAGGAAGCTGCTGGAGCTCTGGCATTGCTTATGAGGCATCAGATTCTGGCACAGACAATTGGAAGTGAGGACACTGTGATCACAAATTTGGTAGGGTTAATGAGAAGGGGAACCCCCAAGGCAAAGGAGAATGCAGTTGCAGCTTTGCAAGAGATGTGCAGACGTGGAGGACCAAATGTGACACAAAATGTAGCTAAGATGCCAATGCTTTGTGGTTTGATTCAGACCATCTTGCTAACTGGCACAAAGAGAGCTAGAAGGAAGGCTGCATTGCTTGTTAGGATGTGCCAGAGATGTGAATCAACAACAGCCGCGCATGGGAATGATTGGAATATAAATAGTACATTGGCGAGAACTAATTCCTTGAGGGGTTCAAATTACAGGAGTGGAGATGTGTCTGTCTCCATGTCCATGGCAATACAAGTACCTGTGCTATGA